The nucleotide window TCCAGGATCGACGGCTTTTTTGAGACTCTCGCCGGCAGCCGCGAGCGCGCGCTGCTGGTCGATTATGACGGCACTCTCGCCCCCTTCCGGCAGGAACCGCAGCAGGCGTTCCCCTATCCGGGGATCATGGAGCTGCTCGATTCCCTCCGCAGCACCACGGGCACGCGGCTGGTCATCGTGACGGGCCGGCCGACGGCGAAAGTGCTGCCACTGCTCGGCCTCAACCCAGCGCCGGAGATCTTCGGCGTCCACGGGCTGGAACGGCTGCTTCCCGACGGCTCGCGGCGCGTGCACGCGCTCGAGCCCGCCGCCGTGCTTGCCCTGGCCGAAGCCGGCTCGGAACTCGCCCGCGCGGGCGCTGGCTCCCTGCTCGAACACAAACTGGGAGCGCTCGCGGTCCACTGGCGTGGGTTGTCGGAGCGCGCCCAGGCTCAGACCGAGAGCACTGCCCGCAAGATCCTGCAACGCTATGCGCGACAGGGGCTTGTGCTGGCGCCCTTCGACCACGGTGTAGAGCTGCGCCTGAGCCGCCCCAACAAGGGTGACGTCGTCCAGACCATCCTGGAGGAAGCGCCCGGGGCTGCCGTCGCCTACCTGGGCGACGACGTGACCGACGAAGACGCCTTCCGCGCCATCCGCGGCCACGGCCTGGGCGTGCTGGTGGCGAAGATGCACCGCAAGACCGCCGCCACCGAGTGGCTGCAGCCGCCCGAGGGACTCACGCAATTCCTGCACCGCTGGCTGCACGTTTGTGGAGGTGACGCATGAGCGCCAAGTGCCGGCTTCTGCTCGTCTCCAACCGCCTGCCGGTGAGCGTCGAGCGCGGCGCAACGGGCGTCACGGTGCAGCGCTCGAGCGGCGGGCTCGTCCGCGCCCTCGGTTCCCTGCTGCGGCCGATGCAGGTCGCGTGGATCGGCTCCTGCGACGGCCCGCCGGATGAGGAGGTCGCCGCCGCGCTCGCCGCGCATCCCGAGTCCTTCGGCTGCGAGCTGACGCCGGTCTTCCTCGACGCGGAAGAGCGCGCGCTCTTCTACCAGGGATTCTCGAACGAGGTGGTGTGGCCGCTGTTCCACGACCTGCAATCGCGCTGCAACTTCGATCCGCGCTACTGGCGCAGCTACCGCTCGGTGAACCAGCGCTTCGCGCGCGCGGTGCTGGCGCGGCTGCGCGTCGCCGCGCCGCCGCTGGTCTGGGTGCACGACTACCACCTGATGGACGTGGCGCGCGAGCTGCGCGCCGCCGGCGTGCGCTCGCGGCTCGCATTCTTCCAGCACATCCCGTTCCCCGCGCCCGACATCTTCGCCAAGCTGCCGTGGCGCGCGGAAGTGCTGACCTCGCTGCTGGAGTACGACCTGCTCGGCTTCCAGACCGCGCACGACGTGCGTAACTTCACGGCGTGCCTGCGGCGCTACCTGCCGGGCAGCCGCGTGCGCCGCACGCACGGCGTCCTGAGCGCGACGCTCGACCACCGCCGCGCCAACATCGCGCACTTTCCCATCAGCGTGGACTACCGCGCGTTCTCCGCGCGCGCGGCCACGCGCCAGGCCGGCGCGCGCGCCGAGCGCGTGCGCCTGGAGCTGGGGTGCGAGCACATCGTGCTGGGCGTCGACCGGCTCGATTACACCAAGGGCATCCCCGACCGGCTGCGGGCTTTCGACGACCTGCTGCGCCGCTCGCCCGAACTGCATCGCAAGATCGTCCTGCTGCAGATCGTGGTGCCCAGCCGCGAGGAGATCCCCGAGTACCACGGCCTGCGCTCCGAGATCGAGCAACTGGTGAGCGAGATCAACGGGCGCCACAGCCAGCCCGGGTGGGTGCCGGTGCAGCACTTCTATCGTCACCTCGAACCGGACGACCTGCTGGCGTATTACCGCGCCGCCGACGTGTGCCTGGTCACTCCCCTGCGCGACGGCATGAACCTGGTCGCCAAGGAGTACTGCGCCGCGAAGGTGGACGGCAATGGCGTGCTGGTGCTGAGCGAGTTCGCGGGCTCGGCGGCGCAGCTCGCCAACGGCGCGCTGCTCGTCAATCCCTATCACACGGAAGCCGTGGCCGACGCCATCGCGCGCGCCTGCCACATGCCGGCGGAGGAGCGACAGCGGCGCATGCGGCACATGCGCCACCTCGTCCGCCGCTTCGACGTCTTTCGCTGGGCTGAAGCCTTCGTGTCGGCTGCCGCCGACCGCTCCTCTGCGGCGGCCGACGATGTTCTGCCTGGCATCGCACGACTGGCTTCGGCAGCCGCGCCCTTGCATTGAGGGCGTTGCTGGCCGCGCTCCCTTTCTGACCCCTCGGGGAGCGCGGCCTTTTTTGAACTGGACGCGGCAGGTTTGGCCGGCTGCGCTCTTCCCCGCTAAAATAGCTGTTTCAGCATGAGTCTGACCCAACAACAGGTTGAGACGACTTGCGGGCGTGAGGCCGCCACAGCGGCCGGGAGCCCGCAGCCGAGATCCCGAGCGCAGCGAGGGACCTCTACCAGATGAGTCTCACGCGCCAGCAGGCTTTGGACCTTTTCCGCTCCGACGACCTGGTCGGCATCGGGATGGAGGCCGATTCCCTCCGCCGCAAGCTGCACCCCGAGGGCGTGGTCACCTACATCATCGACCGCAACATCAACTACACGAACCTCTGCACCGAGTACTGCACCTTCTGCGCCTTCTACGCGCCCATCAAGGGGCCGGGCCGCGCCAGGGGCTACGTGCTCGACTTCCAGCAGATCTACGACAAGATCCAGGAGACGGTGGAGTTCGGCGGCACCGGCGTCCTGATGCAGGGCGGCCTGCATCCCGACCTGAAGCTCGACTGGTACGAGCAGATGCTGCGCGGCATCAAGCAGCGCTTTCCGCAGATCCACCTGCACTGCTTCTCGGCGAGCGAGATCATCCACTTCGCCGAGCTGAACGGGCTTTCCATCCGCGACACCATCGCGCGCTTGCGCGACGCCGGGCTCGACTCCATCCCGGGCGGCGGCGCCGAGATCCTCGACGACGAGGTGCGCCACAAGGTCGCGCGCCTGAAGTGCCTCACCGAAGACTGGCTCAACGTCCACCGCACCGCGCACGCGCTCGGCATGCGGACGACCGCGACCATGATGTTCGGCGTGGGCGAGACCTTCGAGCATCGCGTGAACCACTTCCAGCACGTCTACGACCTGCAGCAGGAGACCGGGGGCTTCACCGCGTTCATCCCGTGGACCTTCCAGCCGAAGAACACCGCGCTCGGCGGCCGCGGCTGGGACGAGGCCACCTCGGTCGAGTACCTGAAGACGCTCGCCATCGCGCGGCTGTTCCTCTCGAACATCGAGAATGTGCAGTCGAGCTGGGTCACGCAGGGCCTGAAGGTCTGCCAGATGGGACTGCGTTTCGGCGGCAACGACGTCGGGTCGGTGATGCTGGAAGAGAACGTGGTGCGCGCGGCAGGGACGACGAACTGCACGACCGAGGAGGAGCTGCGCCGCATCATCCGCGATGCCGGCTTCCGCCCCGCGCAGCGGGACACGCTGTACACGAAGTTCTTCCTGAACTAGGCTTTCTCCGACAGGTGGCGCTCTCATGCGCTTCTGGATATCGCTCGCACTGTTGCTCGGCACTCTCCCTTCTCCGGGGCAGGATGGCCCCTCCAAAGCGGTATGTGAGGTCCGCGGCGTGGTCGTACGCGCCTCTGACGACGAGCCGCTGCCACGCGCCAAGGTAAAGCTCGGTTCGTTGACCGGAAGGCGCGACGAAGGGTCGTCCGAACGCGAGCGCGAGAGCACGAGCGCGGAGGATGGCAGCTTCGAATTCCGCGACCTGCCTTGCGGGCGCTACGCGCTCTCGGCCGAGCGCACCGGCTTCTTGCGCGCCGACTTCGGGGAGCGCGGGCCAGACCGGCCAGGCGCGCCCCTCACCCTGACCGCGGGCGAAAAGCTGCGCCCGGTCAAGCTACGGCTGACGGCCGCGGCGGCTATCACCGGCCGCGTCGTCGACGCCGATGGCGAGCCGGTCAGCCGCATGCAGGTCGTTGCCCTGCGCATGTTCCGGCGCGGCGGCAAGCCGCAGGAAGACTCGGTCGCATTCGCGCAGACCAATGACCTGGGAGAGTACCGGTTGCACACCCTTCCGCCGGCGCGGTATTACGTGCGTGCCGGCGGTTCTGAGGGCAACGGAGCCTTCGGGTGGAGCATGAACTTCGCCGCTCCCCAGGCCGGGAAGCCCGCGCGCCTGGTCAACGTGCCTACTTATTTTCCCAGCGCCACGCAATTAGAACAGGCGAGTCCGCTGGAGCTCAAAGCCAGCGACGAAGTGCGGGCCGACATCCAGCTCCAGCGCGCGGCCGCGCTGGCGATCCGCGGCCGCGTGATCGGCGGCGGAAAGCAGACCCAGGTCATAGCGCTCGCGCGCGAGTCCGAGGCCAAGACCGCCCAAGTAAGGCCGGACGGGAGCTTCGAGATCGCGGACCTCATACCCGGGGAATACGTGCTGATGGCGATGTCACCTGCTGAAGGATCCTCCGACGAGAGCGACTGGGCCGCGGTGCGCCGAGCGTTTCAGCAAGTCAGTGTGACTAACTCCGACCTCGAAGGCGTGACAATCACCCTCGAAGCCGCCGGCCGGTTCTCTCTCGCGGGGAAGGTCGTATCGCGGGATCCGAAGATCGACCTGAGCAAGGTCTTCATCCAGGCGGCCCAAGACGACGACACGGTCGAGCTCAGTGCGCGCAATTATTTCGGATTGCGGCAACCTGCCTTCGCCCGCGCGAAGCGCGACGGCACCTTCGTCCTCAAGAACCTAGCGCCGGGTGAATACCGTGTGGGGGTCTATGAGATCGGCAGGGTTGGCGGCAGCTGGTATCCCGAGTCCGTCCGCCTGGGAAGCATCGACGTGCTGACTTCCGGATTCCGCATTACCAACGCGAACCCGCAAGGCACGCTCGAGATCGTGCTCAACGATGCCGCGGGGAGCATCACTGGTACCGTTACCGATGCCGACGGCCAGCCGCTAACAGGCGTCACAGCCGTTGCCGTTCCGGCTGCGCCGCTTCGGAAGACCGTCAACCAGCGCCGCGGCACGACCGACCAGAACGGCCGCTTCCTCCTCGAGTCGCTCAGGCCGGGGCAGTACACCGTCCTAGCCGTGGACGGTTCGGAATGGACGGTCGACTTCGGGGATGCTGATTTCCTTGCGCGTTATGAATCGCAAGGCAAGCGCGTGACCGTGGGCGAGCGGCAGACGGTCTCGGTCGAGCTCCGCTCCATCACGGTCGAGCCGGAGTAGGTAGCCCGCACCTCGTCCGTAACGGCGGCGCCGCCTACGTCCTGTACAATCTTTGGTTTACCTGTCCCGTTCGGGGCGGACCAGCCGGAGGAGTTCCGCTGCAACTACTGGCCACAATCTGGAGCTACGGGTGCGCCTGGGCGGCGTCCCTCTACCTGTGGGCGGCGCAGAACAAGGGCGCCTGGGAGACCATCAAGCGCACGGTCAGCCGCGTGGTCACCAACCCGTTCGTGGTGTACGAGGGCGGCAAGAGCCGCCCGCTCTACCAGCTCGACGGCTTCGACCTCTCCATCCTGCTTCCCTACTTCGCGGTGATGATCGTGCTCGCGACCTACGGCATGCACCGCTACCAGCTCGTCTGGATGTACTACCGCAACAAGCGGAACAAGACGACCGAGCCGCCGGCGCGGTTCGCGGAGCTGCCGCGCGTCACCATCCAGCTGCCCATCTTCAACGAGCAGTACGTGGTCGACCGGCTGGTGGACTCGATCTGCAAGCTCGACTACCCGAAGGACAAGCTCGACATCCAGGTGCTCGACGACTCGACCGACGAGACGGTCGAGGTCGCGCGCGCGGTGGTGGAGCGCTACGCCGCGGTCGGCAATCCCATCACGCATCACCATCGCACCAACCGCGAGGGCTTCAAGGCGGGCGCGCTGCACGAGGGCCTGAAGACCGCGGAGGGCGAGTTCGTCGCCATCTTCGACGCCGACTTCGTCCCGCCGGAAGATTGGCTGATGAAGGTCGTGCACCACTTCACCGATCCCAAGGTCGGCATGGTGCAGACGCGCTGGACGCACCTCAACCGCGACTACTCGTTCCTCACCAACGTCGAGGCCATCCTGCTCGACGGCCACTTCGTGCTCGAGCACGGCGGGCGCTCGCGCTCGCGCGTCTTCTTCAACTTCAACGGCACCGCCGGCATGTGGCGCCGCCAGGCCATCGACGAGGCCGGCGGCTGGGAGCACGACACCCTCACCGAGGACACCGACCTCAGCTACCGCGCGCAGCTCAAGGGCTGGGAGTTCAAGTACCTGCAGGACGTCGAGTGCCCGGCGGAGCTGCCCATCGAGATGACGGCGTTCAAGGTCCAGCAGGCGCGCTGGGCGAAGGGCCTGATCCAGTGCGCGAAGAAGGACCT belongs to Terriglobales bacterium and includes:
- the otsB gene encoding trehalose-phosphatase, yielding MASPHLLSRIDGFFETLAGSRERALLVDYDGTLAPFRQEPQQAFPYPGIMELLDSLRSTTGTRLVIVTGRPTAKVLPLLGLNPAPEIFGVHGLERLLPDGSRRVHALEPAAVLALAEAGSELARAGAGSLLEHKLGALAVHWRGLSERAQAQTESTARKILQRYARQGLVLAPFDHGVELRLSRPNKGDVVQTILEEAPGAAVAYLGDDVTDEDAFRAIRGHGLGVLVAKMHRKTAATEWLQPPEGLTQFLHRWLHVCGGDA
- a CDS encoding trehalose-6-phosphate synthase, producing MSAKCRLLLVSNRLPVSVERGATGVTVQRSSGGLVRALGSLLRPMQVAWIGSCDGPPDEEVAAALAAHPESFGCELTPVFLDAEERALFYQGFSNEVVWPLFHDLQSRCNFDPRYWRSYRSVNQRFARAVLARLRVAAPPLVWVHDYHLMDVARELRAAGVRSRLAFFQHIPFPAPDIFAKLPWRAEVLTSLLEYDLLGFQTAHDVRNFTACLRRYLPGSRVRRTHGVLSATLDHRRANIAHFPISVDYRAFSARAATRQAGARAERVRLELGCEHIVLGVDRLDYTKGIPDRLRAFDDLLRRSPELHRKIVLLQIVVPSREEIPEYHGLRSEIEQLVSEINGRHSQPGWVPVQHFYRHLEPDDLLAYYRAADVCLVTPLRDGMNLVAKEYCAAKVDGNGVLVLSEFAGSAAQLANGALLVNPYHTEAVADAIARACHMPAEERQRRMRHMRHLVRRFDVFRWAEAFVSAAADRSSAAADDVLPGIARLASAAAPLH
- the mqnC gene encoding cyclic dehypoxanthinyl futalosine synthase, with protein sequence MSLTRQQALDLFRSDDLVGIGMEADSLRRKLHPEGVVTYIIDRNINYTNLCTEYCTFCAFYAPIKGPGRARGYVLDFQQIYDKIQETVEFGGTGVLMQGGLHPDLKLDWYEQMLRGIKQRFPQIHLHCFSASEIIHFAELNGLSIRDTIARLRDAGLDSIPGGGAEILDDEVRHKVARLKCLTEDWLNVHRTAHALGMRTTATMMFGVGETFEHRVNHFQHVYDLQQETGGFTAFIPWTFQPKNTALGGRGWDEATSVEYLKTLAIARLFLSNIENVQSSWVTQGLKVCQMGLRFGGNDVGSVMLEENVVRAAGTTNCTTEEELRRIIRDAGFRPAQRDTLYTKFFLN
- a CDS encoding carboxypeptidase-like regulatory domain-containing protein, translated to MRFWISLALLLGTLPSPGQDGPSKAVCEVRGVVVRASDDEPLPRAKVKLGSLTGRRDEGSSERERESTSAEDGSFEFRDLPCGRYALSAERTGFLRADFGERGPDRPGAPLTLTAGEKLRPVKLRLTAAAAITGRVVDADGEPVSRMQVVALRMFRRGGKPQEDSVAFAQTNDLGEYRLHTLPPARYYVRAGGSEGNGAFGWSMNFAAPQAGKPARLVNVPTYFPSATQLEQASPLELKASDEVRADIQLQRAAALAIRGRVIGGGKQTQVIALARESEAKTAQVRPDGSFEIADLIPGEYVLMAMSPAEGSSDESDWAAVRRAFQQVSVTNSDLEGVTITLEAAGRFSLAGKVVSRDPKIDLSKVFIQAAQDDDTVELSARNYFGLRQPAFARAKRDGTFVLKNLAPGEYRVGVYEIGRVGGSWYPESVRLGSIDVLTSGFRITNANPQGTLEIVLNDAAGSITGTVTDADGQPLTGVTAVAVPAAPLRKTVNQRRGTTDQNGRFLLESLRPGQYTVLAVDGSEWTVDFGDADFLARYESQGKRVTVGERQTVSVELRSITVEPE
- a CDS encoding cellulose synthase family protein; this translates as MVTNPFVVYEGGKSRPLYQLDGFDLSILLPYFAVMIVLATYGMHRYQLVWMYYRNKRNKTTEPPARFAELPRVTIQLPIFNEQYVVDRLVDSICKLDYPKDKLDIQVLDDSTDETVEVARAVVERYAAVGNPITHHHRTNREGFKAGALHEGLKTAEGEFVAIFDADFVPPEDWLMKVVHHFTDPKVGMVQTRWTHLNRDYSFLTNVEAILLDGHFVLEHGGRSRSRVFFNFNGTAGMWRRQAIDEAGGWEHDTLTEDTDLSYRAQLKGWEFKYLQDVECPAELPIEMTAFKVQQARWAKGLIQCAKKDLPKVWRSNAPWRVKLEAFYHLTANISYPLMILLSVLLLPAMVTRFYQGWFQMLYIDLPLFLASTFSISSFYLVSQKELFPKQWPRTFLYLPFLMALGIGLTLTNTRAVMEALFGYQTSFKRTPKYRVQKKGDAVLAKKYRRRLGIVPWIELAVGCYFALTVWYALVNQNYITVPFLVLFVFGYWATGLMSLLQGRFERATGRGTAELHEKPFPVGV